A window from Oligoflexus sp. encodes these proteins:
- a CDS encoding formyltransferase family protein: MVSIPRKRVALALSGGGRTLKNLIAQEHTRAYRIAGVISSREDCPGVEIAHELGLPVFVGTFGKSAVPTLVEDLHQWLRDEEIDWIALGGFLKPFPSIPGYENRVINIHPALLPEYGGKGMYGMHVHRAVHANKETVTGASIHFVNEHYDEGSIIAQIRVPIAGLSDPEAIASKVFSSECRLYPEVLDRLCRGSLPLADGTIFTMEA, translated from the coding sequence ATGGTCTCTATCCCACGCAAACGAGTCGCATTGGCCTTATCAGGCGGTGGCCGAACTTTGAAGAATCTGATCGCCCAGGAACATACCCGGGCTTACCGTATTGCTGGGGTCATCAGCTCGCGCGAGGACTGCCCTGGGGTCGAGATCGCCCATGAGCTGGGTCTGCCGGTCTTCGTCGGAACTTTCGGTAAAAGCGCAGTGCCGACGCTGGTGGAGGACCTTCATCAATGGCTGCGTGATGAAGAGATTGATTGGATCGCGCTTGGCGGCTTTTTGAAACCTTTTCCCAGCATTCCCGGCTACGAGAATCGGGTGATCAACATTCATCCCGCCCTCCTACCGGAGTATGGTGGCAAGGGCATGTATGGGATGCATGTGCACCGCGCCGTGCATGCGAACAAGGAGACTGTGACAGGAGCCAGCATTCACTTTGTGAATGAGCATTACGATGAAGGCTCCATCATCGCTCAGATCCGGGTGCCGATCGCCGGACTTTCTGATCCCGAGGCCATTGCCTCCAAGGTCTTCAGCAGTGAATGCCGGCTTTATCCGGAAGTGCTTGATCGTTTGTGTCGAGGTTCGCTACCCTTGGCCGATGGAACCATTTTCACGATGGAGGCCTGA